From one Paenibacillus sp. FSL K6-1330 genomic stretch:
- the secD gene encoding protein translocase subunit SecD, whose amino-acid sequence MKRIISFVGTVLVITVLMAVTTPGLLKDVRLGLDLKGGFEILYEAEPLMEGQQVTKEALQETAKSLQKRADAMGTSEPEVTPEGANRIRLKVAGVTDEAEVRKTMKEPANLTFRSNDGCKEGEEFCKIELRGDDFVENGASVAYDQLNQPMIDIKVKDKGKFAEITGRLLGQELAIFMDDQLLSAPTVRAALTDGTAQITGSYSLDEAKQIRDTINLGALPLKLVEKYSQSVGATLGMKSLTKTVEAGLIASVAILLFMIIRYRVPGLLASFALILHTWLLILIFVWADFTLTLPGIAAFILGIGMAVDANIITYERIREEIRTGKSVPSAVKAGGKSSLRAIMDSNLTTILVAAVMFGFGTGAVKGFALVLILEIILSIATNVYFSRFLLNLLVNIGWARKPSHYGVKERDIREL is encoded by the coding sequence ATGAAGAGAATAATCAGTTTCGTCGGAACCGTACTCGTGATCACTGTTTTAATGGCCGTTACAACTCCAGGCTTGCTGAAAGACGTCCGTCTAGGTCTGGATCTTAAGGGTGGATTCGAAATCCTTTATGAAGCAGAGCCTTTGATGGAAGGGCAGCAAGTCACAAAAGAAGCACTGCAGGAAACCGCAAAGAGCTTGCAAAAGCGTGCGGATGCAATGGGAACATCTGAGCCTGAGGTTACGCCGGAAGGGGCGAACCGGATTCGCTTGAAGGTGGCAGGCGTAACGGATGAGGCTGAAGTTCGAAAAACGATGAAAGAACCTGCGAACCTCACATTCCGAAGCAATGACGGCTGTAAAGAAGGCGAGGAGTTCTGTAAGATTGAGCTCCGCGGCGACGATTTCGTCGAGAACGGCGCATCGGTTGCCTATGACCAGCTTAATCAGCCTATGATAGATATTAAAGTGAAGGACAAAGGGAAGTTTGCTGAAATTACAGGACGTCTTCTCGGTCAAGAGCTGGCTATCTTCATGGACGATCAATTGCTATCAGCTCCGACGGTACGTGCCGCATTAACGGATGGTACCGCACAAATTACGGGGAGCTATTCGCTGGATGAAGCGAAGCAGATCCGGGATACGATTAATCTCGGCGCCCTGCCGCTGAAGCTGGTTGAGAAGTACTCTCAGAGCGTAGGAGCTACGCTTGGTATGAAGTCTCTTACGAAAACGGTAGAAGCAGGTCTTATCGCGTCCGTTGCGATTCTGCTGTTCATGATAATCAGATATCGCGTACCGGGTTTGCTGGCAAGCTTTGCACTTATTTTGCATACATGGCTTCTGATTCTTATTTTTGTATGGGCTGACTTTACGTTGACGCTTCCAGGTATTGCAGCATTTATATTAGGTATAGGTATGGCGGTTGATGCCAATATCATCACCTATGAACGCATTCGGGAAGAGATCAGAACGGGCAAGAGTGTTCCATCAGCTGTTAAAGCAGGCGGCAAGTCATCCCTGCGAGCCATCATGGACTCCAACTTGACGACGATACTCGTTGCCGCTGTCATGTTCGGATTTGGTACCGGCGCGGTTAAAGGTTTTGCGCTTGTATTGATTCTGGAGATTATCTTGAGTATTGCCACGAACGTTTATTTCTCCCGTTTCTTGCTCAATCTACTTGTGAATATTGGTTGGGCCCGCAAACCGAGCCATTATGGCGTAAAGGAGCGTGACATTCGTGAGCTTTAA
- the secF gene encoding protein translocase subunit SecF, translated as MSFKNFDFVGKSRFFYILSIAITILGLVFLLTRGLNYGVDFQSGSNVDISLSKPLTTEQINTVLKEAGIGEDASITPGNDRVNIRFSEVLTEDQDLKMRSGIEKLDKTATFEINTVDPEMAKELGRNAIYAVLISCIGIIIYVSIRFEWRFAIAAIVALLHDAFVVISIFSILGLEVDLTFIIAVLTIIGYSINDTIVIFDRIRENLRFAKIKRFSDLKDLVNKSLTQTIGRSIYTALSVFIAALFMLLLGGESIQMFSLAICIGLAFGAYSSIFIASPLWLVLKGRNVSNKPNSPKPSKDKIEI; from the coding sequence GTGAGCTTTAAGAACTTTGATTTCGTAGGCAAAAGCAGATTTTTCTATATTCTATCCATTGCAATTACGATTCTGGGCTTGGTATTTCTCTTGACTCGTGGTCTTAACTATGGAGTTGATTTCCAATCTGGCTCGAACGTAGATATCTCTCTCTCCAAGCCGCTGACTACGGAGCAGATTAATACCGTATTAAAAGAGGCTGGCATCGGTGAAGATGCGAGCATTACTCCTGGTAATGACCGCGTGAATATTCGATTCAGCGAGGTGCTGACCGAGGACCAGGATTTGAAGATGCGTTCCGGCATTGAGAAGCTGGATAAAACGGCCACCTTCGAGATCAACACGGTTGACCCAGAGATGGCAAAAGAGCTGGGTCGAAACGCAATTTATGCGGTATTGATTTCCTGTATCGGGATTATCATCTATGTCAGCATCCGTTTTGAATGGCGGTTTGCGATTGCAGCAATTGTAGCGTTACTTCATGATGCATTTGTTGTTATTAGTATTTTCTCCATCCTCGGTCTCGAGGTGGATCTGACATTCATTATTGCCGTTCTGACGATTATCGGTTATTCGATTAACGATACGATCGTCATCTTCGACCGGATCAGGGAGAACCTGAGGTTTGCCAAGATTAAAAGATTCTCGGATCTTAAAGATCTGGTTAACAAAAGTTTGACCCAGACGATCGGACGTTCGATCTATACAGCATTGTCTGTTTTCATCGCTGCACTCTTCATGCTCCTGCTTGGCGGTGAATCGATTCAGATGTTCTCTCTGGCAATTTGTATCGGTTTGGCATTCGGCGCGTACTCTTCGATCTTTATCGCAAGTCCGTTGTGGCTCGTCCTTAAGGGGCGCAATGTCAGCAATAAACCAAATTCGCCAAAGCCAAGCAAAGATAAGATTGAAATCTAA
- a CDS encoding cation diffusion facilitator family transporter — translation MSNERLNHTETVLWTGIVTDFALALCKGIVGYLSGSKALIGDALHSAANAVTLLVDRLPSLGIFGNKSSIRDKRKVSDTTEPVISILFAVLLIMGGIQIAVSAIQTMASGDLEPPTKSALLAVFISLAVNEAVFQYQCRQIKRNKDPRYEVLSADHRFALYSSLTVLIGVSLAMGGSYFEWTPLLYMDSVAALIVACLVIRKGYILIVHSVYGTLVEEKRHEHEADFMDTIQRVHGVITIEELKVQEYGQIRHVNIEVKITVNPRTSVLEAQEIAERIRKLLTHRFIQVTDAKVHVVPYEPGYPYKSNYDLMDNDMPTLPQ, via the coding sequence GTGAGCAATGAACGTTTGAATCATACGGAGACTGTCCTTTGGACAGGCATTGTAACGGATTTTGCATTAGCCTTGTGTAAAGGGATCGTCGGATATTTATCCGGCAGTAAGGCTCTAATCGGAGATGCTCTGCATTCTGCGGCAAATGCCGTGACTTTATTGGTGGATCGTTTACCGAGCCTGGGTATATTCGGCAATAAAAGCTCCATTCGGGACAAACGGAAGGTTTCGGACACGACGGAGCCCGTGATTTCGATTCTATTTGCCGTTTTATTGATCATGGGCGGTATTCAAATTGCGGTATCCGCGATTCAAACCATGGCATCAGGCGACCTGGAGCCGCCAACCAAATCGGCACTGCTTGCTGTTTTCATATCACTCGCTGTGAATGAAGCGGTGTTTCAGTACCAATGTCGGCAGATAAAAAGAAACAAGGATCCCCGGTATGAGGTGCTGTCCGCTGATCATCGATTTGCCTTGTACTCTTCGCTAACGGTATTAATCGGCGTGTCACTAGCTATGGGGGGCTCTTATTTTGAATGGACACCCCTGCTCTATATGGATTCGGTTGCGGCTCTGATTGTGGCTTGTCTCGTGATCCGCAAAGGGTATATACTAATCGTTCATTCCGTTTATGGAACGCTCGTGGAAGAGAAGCGGCATGAGCACGAAGCCGATTTCATGGATACGATTCAGCGAGTGCATGGCGTGATCACGATCGAGGAACTGAAGGTTCAGGAATACGGGCAGATCCGTCATGTGAACATTGAAGTGAAAATTACCGTGAATCCGCGGACGTCCGTATTGGAGGCTCAAGAGATTGCCGAGCGAATCCGGAAACTGTTAACCCATCGCTTTATTCAGGTTACGGATGCCAAGGTTCACGTGGTACCCTATGAACCGGGTTATCCATATAAATCGAACTATGACTTAATGGACAACGATATGCCGACACTGCCGCAGTAG
- the recJ gene encoding single-stranded-DNA-specific exonuclease RecJ produces the protein MLYSKYEWRIRSAESSITDRLAQDLSLPPMVASLMASRGIQSAEDGRRFLYGTFELTHDPYLMQGMQEAVPRIRKALEDREHILIYGDYDADGVSSTSLMIHLMRYLGASYDIYIPHRSNEGYGLHNHALDWAHQQGVSLVITVDTGISAVEQIAYANSLGIDVIVTDHHEPPEVLPEAYALINPKLPTCPYPFKGLAGVGVAYKLAQALVGEPPEEWLQIVSIGTIADLMPLTGENRVLVKHGIESMRNTRYEGIRCLLEVSGIHVEQVTAVNVAFSMAPRINASGRLDHAGRAVTLLTTEHRDEAERLAWELDGLNKDRQQVVENIVQEALSMVQNRWRGQEVPPVIVLAGEGWNVGVVGIVASKILERFYRPVVILGIDPETGNCKGSARSIPGFDIYAALHSCKDVMDHFGGHPSAAGMSLHRDRLEEFEQGLYRYAEEALEEEHLVAICEADLEASLSEVSVSVIEQIEQLSPFGMANAVPKIVFRDVVIKEVRKIGKEGKHLKLRLQQKREVMDAISFGWGHLADILPVGTAVDVLGELSVNEWNGSRKVQLMIQDICAPYQQVFDYRGIKEPLQEIQRWRAELEPHLRCPAVRSAVVYAKDSHPEIKSQLYDMCLWVYDRNAGIMPDNDIAENSQEDISVLFVLDVPETAEQLDAFMSAFHSVPNIFMLHPTRNLHERLQIPDREQFKKLYVSLAGMTSSSMSENEVVARLQKQTSLSTRMLLKVLDVFEELAFIQRVQGQITFIPKPEKKPLDASRHFRELSDLADMEQHLLHAGTEQLTQWMMSRTKGVS, from the coding sequence GTGCTGTATTCCAAATATGAATGGAGAATACGCTCGGCAGAGTCATCGATCACCGATAGGCTGGCCCAGGATTTGTCGCTGCCACCCATGGTGGCTTCACTCATGGCGTCACGAGGGATACAATCAGCCGAGGATGGACGGAGATTTCTATATGGAACGTTTGAGCTGACGCATGACCCTTATCTCATGCAGGGGATGCAAGAGGCTGTCCCGCGTATTCGTAAAGCTTTGGAGGATCGGGAACATATTCTGATCTATGGCGATTATGATGCAGACGGTGTTTCCAGCACGTCATTGATGATTCATCTGATGCGCTACTTGGGTGCATCTTATGATATTTATATACCACACCGATCCAATGAAGGTTATGGTTTACATAATCACGCGCTGGATTGGGCCCATCAGCAAGGGGTCAGTCTAGTCATTACCGTAGATACTGGAATTAGTGCAGTCGAGCAAATTGCATATGCCAATAGCCTTGGCATCGACGTAATTGTCACGGACCATCATGAGCCGCCTGAAGTGCTGCCAGAAGCTTATGCACTGATCAACCCGAAACTCCCTACATGCCCGTATCCCTTTAAGGGGTTGGCAGGCGTAGGCGTAGCTTACAAGCTGGCACAGGCTCTCGTTGGAGAACCACCGGAGGAATGGCTTCAGATTGTTTCCATCGGGACCATTGCGGACTTGATGCCGCTTACGGGGGAGAATCGGGTGCTTGTGAAGCACGGAATCGAATCAATGCGGAATACAAGGTATGAAGGCATTCGATGCTTGCTGGAGGTATCGGGGATCCATGTGGAGCAGGTGACTGCCGTAAATGTGGCATTCTCCATGGCACCACGGATTAACGCCAGTGGCCGTCTGGATCATGCAGGCCGTGCCGTTACGCTTCTTACAACAGAACACCGTGATGAAGCGGAACGGCTTGCCTGGGAACTGGATGGGCTGAACAAGGATCGGCAGCAAGTGGTCGAAAACATCGTCCAGGAAGCGCTTAGCATGGTTCAAAACCGCTGGAGAGGACAGGAGGTTCCTCCTGTCATCGTATTGGCGGGTGAAGGCTGGAATGTTGGCGTGGTTGGTATCGTGGCATCCAAAATATTGGAGCGATTCTACAGGCCAGTCGTTATCCTCGGGATTGATCCCGAGACGGGGAACTGTAAAGGCTCCGCCCGTTCAATTCCGGGATTTGATATTTATGCGGCTCTACACTCCTGCAAGGACGTCATGGACCATTTTGGCGGACATCCGTCTGCAGCGGGCATGAGCCTCCATCGAGATCGATTGGAGGAATTTGAACAGGGACTATATCGATATGCTGAGGAAGCACTCGAAGAAGAGCATCTGGTCGCAATTTGTGAAGCGGACCTGGAGGCCAGCTTGTCGGAGGTATCGGTGTCCGTTATTGAACAGATTGAACAGTTAAGTCCGTTTGGCATGGCGAATGCCGTGCCGAAGATCGTTTTCCGGGATGTTGTCATAAAGGAAGTTCGTAAAATCGGCAAAGAAGGAAAACATCTAAAGCTTCGTTTGCAGCAGAAGCGTGAGGTTATGGATGCGATCTCATTCGGATGGGGGCATCTGGCCGATATATTGCCGGTAGGCACGGCTGTGGATGTGCTTGGTGAGCTTTCCGTGAATGAATGGAACGGGAGTCGTAAAGTACAGCTCATGATTCAGGATATCTGCGCTCCTTATCAACAGGTGTTTGACTACCGCGGGATCAAAGAGCCGTTACAGGAAATTCAGAGGTGGAGAGCGGAGCTGGAGCCGCATCTGCGTTGCCCTGCAGTTCGGTCGGCCGTGGTGTACGCAAAAGATTCACATCCGGAAATAAAAAGTCAATTGTATGATATGTGCCTTTGGGTATATGATAGGAATGCTGGCATCATGCCGGATAATGATATTGCTGAAAACAGTCAAGAAGATATTTCCGTTTTGTTCGTACTGGATGTACCGGAAACGGCTGAACAACTGGATGCATTTATGTCAGCCTTCCATTCCGTTCCCAATATATTCATGCTGCATCCGACCCGGAACCTGCACGAACGTCTGCAAATTCCGGACCGCGAACAGTTTAAAAAGCTGTACGTTTCACTTGCCGGGATGACGTCCTCTTCCATGTCGGAGAATGAGGTTGTAGCACGTCTGCAGAAGCAGACTTCCTTATCTACACGCATGCTGCTCAAAGTACTGGATGTGTTTGAGGAACTGGCGTTCATCCAGCGTGTCCAGGGACAGATTACCTTTATACCGAAGCCGGAGAAAAAACCGCTGGACGCTTCCCGTCACTTCCGTGAGCTAAGCGATTTGGCGGATATGGAGCAGCATTTGCTGCATGCCGGTACCGAACAGTTAACCCAATGGATGATGTCCCGCACAAAAGGCGTATCTTAA
- a CDS encoding adenine phosphoribosyltransferase, with protein sequence MDFKDYIRVVPDFPQAGISFKDITTLLKNGEVYRKAIEELKILVSDLKIDVIAGPEARGFVVGAPLAYALGVGFAPIRKSGKLPYETIEVGYDLEYGKDRLAMHTDAIEKGQNVLIADDLLATGGTIATSVNLIRQLGGNVVGAAFMIELADLNGRSKLDGIEVFTLMQYE encoded by the coding sequence TTGGATTTTAAAGATTATATTCGTGTTGTTCCCGATTTTCCGCAGGCGGGGATCAGCTTCAAAGATATTACTACACTGCTGAAGAATGGTGAGGTGTATCGCAAAGCCATCGAAGAATTGAAGATCTTGGTATCCGATCTTAAAATTGATGTGATAGCTGGTCCCGAAGCTCGTGGATTTGTCGTGGGTGCTCCGCTGGCTTATGCTCTTGGAGTAGGATTCGCGCCCATTCGCAAAAGCGGAAAGCTTCCCTATGAAACGATTGAAGTGGGATACGACCTCGAATATGGAAAAGATCGCTTGGCGATGCATACCGATGCGATCGAGAAGGGTCAAAATGTATTGATTGCGGATGATCTTCTTGCAACAGGCGGTACGATTGCGACTTCGGTTAACCTCATCCGTCAATTGGGCGGAAACGTCGTTGGAGCTGCATTCATGATCGAGCTGGCGGATCTCAATGGCCGTTCGAAGCTGGATGGAATCGAAGTATTTACATTGATGCAATACGAGTAA
- the uraA gene encoding uracil permease produces MQREIQVDEKLPFGPGFLLSLQHLFAMFGSTVLVPNLFGVDPGMILLMNGIGTLLYIFLCKGKIPAYLGSSFAFISPVLIVLAKDPDANYGKALGAFIVTGVIFCVVALIVKYAGTKWIDFVFPPAVMGAIIAMIGLELVPVAAGMAGFLPEEGQSIDPKIITISLVTLGVTVFGAILFRGFSKIIHILIGIVVGYALSFALGVVDTEKIANARFLSAPELTTPVFDNGAIWTIIPVALVVIVEHIGHLLVTSNIVGRDLSKNPGLHRSLLANGISTILSGFVGSTPNTTYGENIGVMALTKVYSIFVIAGAAVIAIVLSFSGTFSAVVANIPTPVMGGVSLLLFGVIAASGLRIFVEQKVDFSKASNMILATLVLVTGISGVTLKFGTVELKGMALATIVGVLMALLFKVFEITGLSNEKNDEPLVEKTPD; encoded by the coding sequence TTGCAACGAGAAATTCAAGTTGATGAGAAACTTCCGTTTGGTCCAGGTTTCCTTCTGAGCCTGCAGCATTTGTTTGCCATGTTCGGAAGTACGGTGCTTGTACCGAACCTATTCGGTGTGGATCCCGGCATGATCCTGCTGATGAACGGTATTGGTACACTGCTATACATTTTTTTATGCAAAGGGAAGATCCCGGCATACCTCGGCTCAAGCTTTGCCTTTATCTCTCCGGTTCTGATCGTGCTCGCCAAAGATCCGGATGCCAACTATGGCAAAGCCTTAGGAGCCTTTATCGTTACAGGAGTTATCTTCTGCGTGGTAGCTCTCATCGTTAAATATGCGGGTACCAAATGGATCGACTTTGTATTCCCTCCAGCGGTCATGGGTGCCATCATTGCAATGATCGGGCTTGAGCTTGTACCGGTTGCAGCAGGTATGGCTGGTTTTTTACCAGAAGAGGGACAGTCCATTGATCCGAAAATCATTACGATTTCGCTCGTGACTCTTGGTGTCACCGTATTCGGGGCCATCCTGTTCCGCGGCTTCTCCAAAATCATTCACATTCTGATCGGGATTGTTGTCGGTTATGCTCTGTCCTTCGCTCTAGGCGTGGTAGACACAGAGAAAATCGCGAACGCGAGGTTCCTGTCGGCTCCGGAGCTGACAACCCCGGTATTCGATAACGGGGCGATCTGGACCATCATTCCGGTTGCCCTCGTTGTTATCGTGGAGCACATCGGGCATTTGCTGGTAACAAGTAATATCGTGGGCAGAGACCTTTCCAAAAACCCTGGCCTGCATCGCTCTCTTCTGGCTAACGGTATATCCACCATTCTGTCAGGATTTGTTGGCTCCACACCAAATACCACCTACGGTGAAAATATTGGTGTCATGGCACTCACAAAGGTATACTCGATATTCGTAATTGCTGGAGCAGCCGTTATTGCGATTGTGCTTTCCTTCTCCGGCACGTTCTCCGCTGTTGTAGCCAACATTCCTACCCCTGTAATGGGCGGCGTATCACTGTTGCTGTTTGGGGTTATCGCAGCTTCCGGACTTCGGATCTTTGTTGAGCAAAAGGTCGATTTCTCCAAGGCAAGCAACATGATCCTGGCTACGTTGGTCCTGGTAACAGGGATTAGCGGCGTAACCTTGAAGTTCGGTACCGTCGAGTTGAAGGGTATGGCCCTGGCTACCATTGTAGGTGTCCTCATGGCTCTCCTCTTCAAAGTCTTCGAGATTACCGGGCTCTCCAATGAAAAAAATGATGAGCCGCTCGTAGAGAAAACGCCGGATTGA
- a CDS encoding bifunctional (p)ppGpp synthetase/guanosine-3',5'-bis(diphosphate) 3'-pyrophosphohydrolase yields MGIERLLEKASAYIKEPDLLRIQEAYEFAEQAHHGQVRKSGEPYILHPLAVADIVVNMQMDTLSIIAALLHDVVEDTTVSLEQIRERFGDTCALLVDGLTKLERIQFRSKEEQQNENYRKMFIAMARDIRVIVIKLADRLHNMRTLKYQSEESQRRISYETLEIFCPIAHRLGISAIKWEMEDIALRYLNPQQYYRIANLMHKKRAEREQYIDNVIVCIREKLDEMSIQADLSGRPKHIYSVFKKMTVKNKQFNEIYDLLAIRIIVDNIKDCYATLGIIHTLWKPMPGRFKDYIAMPKTNMYQSLHTTVVGPNGEPTEVQIRTWEMHRTAEYGIAAHWSYKEGSAGNGGSFDNKMTFFREILELQHETKDASEFVESLKMDFFSDLVFVFTPKGEVIELPSGSVPLDFAYRIHTEVGNRTIGAKVNGRIVPLDHQLKTGDIVEILTSKHSYGPSQDWLKIAQSSHARSKIKQWFKKEKREENVEKGRDMLEREIKRLGLEVSEWTTDDKLMEAAKKFAFNDIEDMLSAVGFGGITAAQICTKVTEKLRKEQEEANQLELTSEMKEIKPAEKRSRPTNGVRVKGIDNLLVRFARCCNPVPGDDIVGYVTRGRGVSVHRSDCANLPTMDEGEEAARVIEVEWETAVEANYSVDIEVTGHDRNGLLNEVLQAVSESKTNISAVTGRSDKNKMAMIHMTILIRNTDHLHSVVERIKRVKDVYTVHRIMQ; encoded by the coding sequence ATGGGCATAGAGCGATTACTCGAAAAGGCCAGCGCCTATATAAAAGAACCCGATCTTCTCCGCATCCAGGAAGCTTATGAATTTGCGGAGCAAGCCCACCACGGACAAGTGCGGAAATCGGGAGAACCTTATATTCTTCATCCGCTTGCGGTTGCAGACATCGTGGTGAATATGCAGATGGACACGTTGTCTATTATTGCTGCGTTGCTTCATGATGTCGTTGAGGATACAACCGTATCGCTCGAGCAGATCCGCGAGCGCTTCGGAGATACCTGCGCACTGCTGGTGGATGGATTAACGAAACTGGAACGTATTCAATTCCGATCCAAAGAAGAACAGCAGAACGAAAATTATCGTAAAATGTTTATCGCGATGGCCCGGGACATCCGGGTGATCGTTATTAAGCTGGCGGACCGGCTTCATAATATGCGCACGCTCAAGTATCAGTCCGAGGAAAGCCAGCGCCGTATTTCCTATGAAACGCTAGAGATCTTTTGCCCGATCGCCCATCGTCTAGGTATTTCCGCGATCAAGTGGGAGATGGAGGATATCGCTCTTCGTTACTTGAACCCGCAGCAGTATTACCGCATTGCGAATTTGATGCACAAGAAGCGGGCTGAACGAGAGCAGTATATCGATAATGTCATAGTCTGTATCCGTGAGAAGCTTGACGAGATGAGTATACAAGCCGACTTATCCGGCAGGCCGAAGCATATCTACAGTGTGTTTAAGAAAATGACGGTGAAGAACAAACAATTCAACGAAATTTATGATCTTCTTGCAATTCGCATTATTGTGGACAATATTAAAGATTGTTATGCTACGCTTGGCATCATCCACACCTTGTGGAAGCCGATGCCTGGCCGTTTTAAAGATTATATCGCCATGCCCAAAACGAACATGTATCAATCCCTTCATACGACGGTGGTCGGACCGAATGGGGAACCGACAGAGGTTCAGATCCGGACCTGGGAGATGCATCGTACGGCGGAGTACGGTATCGCGGCTCACTGGTCCTATAAAGAAGGTTCCGCAGGCAACGGAGGCAGCTTTGATAACAAGATGACGTTCTTCCGTGAAATATTGGAGCTGCAGCATGAGACGAAGGATGCCTCGGAGTTTGTAGAATCTCTGAAGATGGACTTTTTTTCCGATTTGGTATTTGTGTTTACGCCAAAAGGCGAAGTAATCGAACTTCCTTCAGGCTCCGTCCCTCTCGATTTTGCCTACCGAATTCATACGGAAGTAGGAAACCGGACCATTGGTGCCAAGGTCAACGGCAGAATTGTTCCGCTGGATCATCAGCTCAAGACCGGCGATATCGTGGAAATTTTAACATCGAAACATTCGTACGGTCCTAGCCAGGACTGGTTGAAGATTGCCCAATCCTCCCATGCCCGGAGTAAGATCAAGCAGTGGTTCAAGAAAGAGAAACGGGAAGAGAATGTGGAGAAGGGCCGCGATATGCTGGAGCGCGAGATCAAGCGCCTCGGTCTTGAGGTGTCCGAGTGGACGACCGATGATAAATTAATGGAGGCGGCCAAGAAATTCGCCTTTAATGATATCGAGGATATGTTATCCGCGGTTGGCTTTGGCGGGATCACTGCCGCCCAGATCTGTACCAAAGTGACCGAGAAGCTCCGTAAGGAGCAGGAGGAAGCGAATCAGCTTGAATTGACTTCCGAGATGAAGGAAATCAAGCCGGCGGAGAAACGAAGCCGTCCGACGAACGGCGTACGCGTTAAGGGGATCGATAACCTGCTTGTGCGTTTTGCGAGATGCTGCAATCCCGTGCCCGGCGACGATATTGTCGGTTACGTTACCCGCGGTCGCGGCGTATCGGTCCACCGTTCGGATTGTGCCAATCTGCCGACCATGGATGAAGGCGAGGAGGCCGCACGCGTAATCGAGGTGGAATGGGAAACGGCCGTTGAGGCCAATTACAGCGTCGATATCGAAGTGACAGGCCATGATCGTAACGGGCTGTTAAACGAAGTTCTTCAAGCGGTATCAGAGAGCAAGACGAATATTTCCGCAGTGACCGGCCGATCTGACAAGAACAAAATGGCGATGATTCACATGACGATTTTGATCCGCAATACGGATCACCTCCATTCCGTTGTGGAACGAATCAAGCGGGTGAAGGATGTATATACCGTTCATCGAATCATGCAGTGA
- the dtd gene encoding D-aminoacyl-tRNA deacylase, whose protein sequence is MRVVIQRCKHAQVTVDNEIVGKIEAGLMVLVGVTHEDEEKDAKYLAEKVAGLRIFEDEDGKMNFSVQDVGGAILSVSQFTLYGDTRKGKRPNFMAAAKPDEANALYESFNRELLAKGLQVETGVFGAMMDVSLTNWGPVTLIIDSRS, encoded by the coding sequence ATGAGAGTGGTTATTCAAAGATGTAAGCATGCGCAAGTTACGGTTGACAATGAAATCGTAGGCAAGATTGAAGCGGGATTGATGGTGCTGGTAGGGGTGACGCACGAGGATGAAGAGAAGGATGCCAAATACCTTGCCGAGAAGGTTGCGGGGCTGCGAATTTTTGAGGATGAGGATGGAAAAATGAATTTTAGCGTCCAGGACGTGGGCGGAGCCATTCTATCGGTTTCCCAGTTTACGCTTTATGGCGATACCCGCAAGGGAAAACGTCCGAACTTTATGGCTGCCGCCAAACCGGATGAAGCGAATGCACTCTACGAATCGTTTAACCGCGAGCTCTTAGCGAAGGGGTTACAGGTTGAGACCGGGGTATTCGGAGCTATGATGGACGTGTCGCTAACCAATTGGGGACCGGTAACCCTGATCATTGACAGTAGATCCTAA
- a CDS encoding type 1 glutamine amidotransferase domain-containing protein, whose protein sequence is MSKVAFLLADQFEDSEMKTPYDAVKEAGHQADIIGLKQGQEVKGKQGKASYTTDKAIADVNINDYDAVVIPGGSSPENLRLDSHILQFVASADKAGKPIASICHGPQILASADLLKGRTITSYPPLQDDMVNAGANFKDEEVVVDRNFITSRTPKDEPAFVRELLKAL, encoded by the coding sequence ATGAGTAAAGTTGCATTTCTACTAGCTGACCAATTCGAAGATTCCGAGATGAAAACTCCTTATGATGCCGTGAAGGAAGCGGGGCATCAAGCTGATATTATTGGATTGAAACAAGGACAAGAGGTAAAGGGTAAACAGGGCAAGGCATCGTATACTACGGATAAAGCCATTGCCGACGTCAATATAAACGATTATGATGCGGTGGTTATTCCAGGCGGCTCTTCTCCGGAAAATTTGCGTCTGGATTCCCATATATTGCAGTTTGTTGCATCAGCGGACAAGGCAGGCAAACCGATTGCCTCAATATGCCACGGGCCGCAAATTCTGGCAAGTGCCGACCTGCTGAAGGGACGTACGATCACTTCCTATCCTCCGCTTCAGGATGACATGGTAAACGCAGGCGCAAACTTTAAGGATGAGGAAGTCGTCGTGGATCGCAATTTCATTACTTCCCGGACGCCGAAAGACGAGCCAGCCTTCGTGCGTGAGCTGTTAAAGGCATTGTAA